Proteins encoded in a region of the Streptomyces sp. NBC_00258 genome:
- a CDS encoding potassium channel family protein: MKLPGHDAIARQADERLITRRVNLPRRRVEHPLRQVAKRVTIALLVLVGTALIVYVDHDGYNDNSDGSVDLLDAFYYATVTLSTTGYGDITPVSDAARFTNIFVITPLRVMFLIILVGTTLEVLTERTREEWRLNRWRTALREHTVVIGFGTKGRSAIQTVCATGLKKEQVVVVDPNSKVIDAATADGYAGVVGDATRSDVLIRAEVQRARQIIIATQRDDTAVLVTLTARQLNRGAKIVAAVREEENAPLLKQSGADAVITSASAAGRLLGLSVLSPSAGMVMEDLIQQGSGLDIVERPVIKAEVGKGVRETEDLVVSVVRGHRVLGYDDQAVGKLQLTDRLITIVRVTPHTQVAPDMRPLRQD; the protein is encoded by the coding sequence GTGAAACTTCCGGGCCATGACGCGATCGCCCGTCAGGCGGACGAACGCCTCATCACCCGTCGGGTGAACCTGCCTCGCCGACGGGTGGAACATCCGTTGAGGCAGGTCGCCAAACGGGTCACCATCGCACTGCTCGTGCTGGTCGGCACCGCCCTCATCGTCTACGTCGACCACGACGGCTACAACGACAACTCCGACGGTTCGGTCGACCTGCTCGACGCCTTCTACTACGCGACCGTCACGCTCTCCACCACCGGATACGGCGACATCACCCCCGTCAGTGACGCCGCCCGGTTCACCAATATCTTCGTGATCACGCCCTTGCGCGTGATGTTCCTGATCATCCTGGTCGGCACCACTCTCGAGGTCCTCACCGAACGCACCCGGGAGGAGTGGCGACTGAACCGCTGGAGGACCGCTTTGAGGGAGCACACCGTTGTCATCGGGTTCGGCACGAAAGGCCGCTCGGCGATTCAGACCGTGTGTGCGACGGGGCTGAAGAAGGAGCAGGTCGTGGTCGTCGATCCCAACTCGAAGGTGATCGACGCGGCGACGGCGGACGGGTACGCGGGCGTGGTCGGCGACGCCACCCGCAGTGACGTACTGATCCGTGCCGAGGTCCAGCGGGCCCGGCAGATCATCATCGCGACCCAGCGCGACGACACCGCAGTGCTCGTCACGCTGACGGCCCGGCAGCTCAACCGCGGGGCGAAGATCGTGGCCGCCGTGCGCGAGGAGGAGAACGCGCCGCTGCTGAAGCAGTCCGGCGCCGACGCCGTCATCACCAGCGCCAGCGCGGCCGGCCGCCTCCTCGGTCTCTCCGTGCTCAGCCCCAGCGCGGGCATGGTCATGGAGGACCTCATCCAGCAGGGCAGCGGCCTCGACATCGTCGAACGGCCCGTCATAAAGGCCGAGGTGGGCAAGGGCGTCCGCGAGACCGAGGACCTGGTGGTGAGCGTCGTACGAGGACACCGCGTGCTCGGATACGACGATCAGGCCGTCGGGAAGCTGCAGTTGACGGACCGCCTGATCACCATCGTTCGGGTCACCCCGCACACCCAGGTCGCACCGGACATGAGGCCACTGAGGCAGGACTAG
- a CDS encoding NAD(P)H-quinone oxidoreductase has protein sequence MRAITIPEPGGPEALVWDEVPDPVPGEGEVLVEVAASAVNRADLLQRQGFYDPPPGASPYPGLECSGRIAALGAGVSGWAVGDEVCALLSGGGYAEKVAVPAGQLLPVPEGVGLDKAAALPEVTCTVWSNVFMIAHLRPGETLLVHGGASGIGTMAIQLAKAVGAKVAVTAGSKEKLDFCAELGADVLINYREQDFVEEIKAATDGAGADVILDNMGAKYLDRNVKALAVNGRLAIIGMQGGIKGELNIATLLGKRGAVTATSLRARPAGEKAAIVAAVREHVWPLVSAGHVRPVVDRELPMSDAAAAHRVLEESGNIGKVLLTLP, from the coding sequence ATGCGAGCGATCACTATTCCTGAACCTGGTGGGCCCGAGGCGCTGGTGTGGGACGAGGTCCCGGATCCGGTACCCGGAGAGGGCGAAGTACTGGTCGAGGTGGCGGCGAGCGCCGTGAACCGTGCCGATCTGCTGCAGCGGCAGGGGTTCTACGATCCGCCGCCCGGTGCGTCCCCGTACCCCGGCCTCGAATGCTCCGGGCGGATCGCGGCGCTCGGTGCGGGTGTCTCGGGGTGGGCCGTCGGGGACGAGGTGTGCGCGCTGCTCTCGGGCGGCGGGTACGCCGAGAAGGTGGCCGTGCCGGCCGGGCAGCTGCTGCCGGTGCCCGAGGGGGTCGGGCTCGACAAGGCGGCCGCGCTGCCCGAGGTGACCTGCACGGTCTGGTCCAACGTCTTCATGATCGCCCACCTCCGGCCCGGCGAGACGCTCCTGGTGCACGGCGGGGCGAGCGGCATCGGAACCATGGCGATCCAGCTGGCCAAGGCCGTCGGCGCGAAGGTCGCCGTCACCGCGGGCAGCAAGGAGAAGCTGGACTTCTGCGCCGAGCTCGGCGCGGACGTACTGATCAACTACCGCGAGCAGGACTTCGTCGAGGAGATCAAGGCGGCCACCGACGGGGCGGGCGCCGACGTCATCCTCGACAACATGGGCGCCAAGTACCTGGACCGCAACGTCAAGGCCCTCGCGGTCAACGGACGGCTCGCGATCATCGGCATGCAGGGCGGCATCAAGGGTGAGCTGAACATCGCGACGCTCCTGGGCAAGCGCGGTGCCGTCACCGCGACCTCGCTGCGCGCCCGTCCCGCCGGGGAGAAGGCGGCGATCGTCGCGGCCGTACGGGAGCATGTCTGGCCGCTGGTCTCCGCAGGTCACGTACGTCCGGTGGTCGACCGCGAGCTGCCGATGAGCGACGCGGCCGCGGCGCACCGGGTGCTGGAGGAGAGCGGGAACATCGGGAAGGTGCTGCTCACGCTCCCGTAG
- a CDS encoding PadR family transcriptional regulator, with protein sequence MSIRHGLLALLERGPRYGSRLRTEFEARTGSTWPLNIGQVYTTLGRLERDGLVVQQGADEAGHVLYALTDEGRAELRSWFTRPVERTNLPRDELAIKLAMAVGAPGADIRAIVETQRRYLSEAMHTYTRLRAQALAEGPGHRDEVARLLVLEHLVFRAEAEMRWLDHCEARLLRLAEAAATDPPQPPV encoded by the coding sequence ATGTCGATACGTCACGGTCTGCTGGCACTTCTGGAGCGTGGACCCCGCTACGGTTCGCGGCTGCGCACCGAGTTCGAGGCGCGCACCGGCTCCACCTGGCCGCTGAACATCGGCCAGGTCTACACGACGCTGGGCCGGCTGGAGCGGGACGGTCTGGTCGTTCAGCAGGGCGCGGACGAGGCCGGTCACGTGTTGTACGCGCTGACGGACGAGGGCCGGGCCGAGCTGCGGTCCTGGTTCACGCGTCCCGTGGAGCGCACGAACCTGCCGCGCGACGAACTGGCGATCAAGCTGGCCATGGCGGTCGGGGCGCCGGGGGCCGACATCCGGGCGATCGTGGAGACGCAGCGGCGGTATCTGTCGGAGGCGATGCACACGTACACCCGGCTGCGGGCCCAGGCGCTCGCGGAGGGCCCCGGGCACCGGGACGAGGTGGCCCGGCTGCTCGTCCTGGAGCACCTGGTCTTCCGCGCGGAGGCCGAGATGCGGTGGCTCGACCACTGTGAGGCCCGGCTGCTGCGGCTCGCGGAGGCGGCTGCCACGGATCCGCCGCAGCCGCCGGTCTGA
- a CDS encoding bacterial proteasome activator family protein: protein MEMPRNERSPENPQILVVGQDGMALGGGGDEDSREVPVTEMVEQPAKVMRIGSMIKQLLEEVRAAPLDEASRVRLKEIHASSVKELEDGLAPDLVDELERLSLPFTDDGIPSDAELRIAQAQLVGWLEGLFHGIQTTLFAQQMAARAQLESMRRALPPGVGGGEDDDDPRAGGRVGGPYL from the coding sequence ATGGAGATGCCGAGGAACGAAAGGTCGCCGGAGAACCCCCAGATCCTGGTCGTTGGCCAGGACGGGATGGCTCTCGGTGGCGGAGGAGACGAGGACTCCCGTGAGGTCCCGGTGACGGAGATGGTGGAGCAGCCCGCCAAGGTCATGCGCATCGGGAGCATGATCAAGCAGCTGCTGGAGGAGGTGCGTGCGGCACCTCTGGACGAGGCGAGCCGGGTCAGGCTCAAGGAGATCCACGCCAGCTCGGTCAAGGAGCTGGAGGACGGGCTCGCTCCCGATCTCGTCGATGAGCTGGAGCGGCTGTCCCTGCCGTTCACGGACGACGGCATCCCCTCGGACGCCGAACTGCGGATCGCGCAGGCCCAGTTGGTCGGCTGGCTGGAGGGGCTCTTCCACGGGATCCAGACCACCCTGTTCGCCCAGCAGATGGCGGCCCGCGCCCAGCTGGAGTCGATGCGCCGGGCGCTCCCGCCGGGCGTGGGCGGCGGCGAGGACGACGACGATCCGCGTGCGGGCGGCCGTGTCGGGGGTCCGTACCTGTAA
- a CDS encoding protein kinase domain-containing protein gives MSQDGGHGRYAGRSVAGGRYQLRDLLGEGGMASVHLAYDSVLDRQVAIKTLHTELGREQAFRERFRREAQSVAKLTHTNIVSVFDTGEDDLDGVTTPYIVMEYVEGRPLGSVLDQDITQYGAMPADKALKITADVLAALEISHEMGLVHRDIKPGNVMMTKRNVVKVMDFGIARAMQSGVTSMTQTGMVVGTPQYLSPEQALGRGVDARSDLYSVGIMLFQLVTGRLPFEADSPLAIAYAHVQEEPVLASSVNRSLPPAVDALITRALKKNPNERFLSAESMRDECLRVAQSFQAAPPSIVPGAQTSSGAGVGSAVFPPVDQSAQAPQGNVQTPYQPGAYGPPTPAHTSTPAQSYGYPQQGGYQTPAQTAAYSPQQGYSTPPPYTITPQQSSAPASGGGRKSNMPVIVGSIVVALAAVGGLIAALQLGGGGDDDKGGGTESSASSSAVAGHKGPDTTKKIEKTECTEPDESYNDADKIKVPDFKFKNMDSVKACLQAAGWQYESQPVDENAYGEDTVMSQIPAADSDVDPESMPKIQLYVSTGNPA, from the coding sequence ATGAGCCAGGACGGCGGACACGGCCGGTACGCGGGGCGTTCGGTCGCCGGCGGGCGCTACCAACTGCGCGACCTGCTCGGCGAGGGCGGTATGGCCTCGGTCCATCTCGCGTACGACTCGGTGCTCGACCGACAGGTCGCGATCAAGACACTGCACACCGAGCTCGGCCGTGAGCAGGCCTTCCGCGAGCGCTTCCGCCGCGAGGCCCAGTCGGTGGCCAAGCTCACGCACACGAACATCGTCTCGGTCTTCGACACCGGCGAGGACGACCTGGACGGCGTGACGACTCCGTACATCGTCATGGAGTACGTGGAGGGCCGCCCGCTCGGCTCGGTCCTCGACCAGGACATCACCCAGTACGGCGCCATGCCCGCCGACAAGGCCCTGAAGATCACCGCGGATGTACTGGCGGCGCTGGAGATCAGCCACGAGATGGGCCTGGTCCACCGCGACATCAAGCCGGGCAACGTGATGATGACGAAGCGGAACGTCGTCAAGGTGATGGACTTCGGCATCGCCCGCGCCATGCAGTCCGGTGTCACGTCGATGACGCAGACCGGCATGGTCGTCGGCACCCCGCAGTACCTCTCCCCGGAGCAGGCCCTCGGCCGGGGCGTGGACGCCCGCTCGGACCTGTACTCGGTCGGCATCATGCTGTTCCAGCTGGTCACCGGGCGGCTGCCGTTCGAGGCGGACTCGCCGCTGGCCATAGCGTATGCGCACGTCCAGGAGGAGCCCGTCCTGGCCTCCTCGGTCAACCGCTCGCTGCCGCCGGCCGTGGACGCGCTGATCACCCGCGCACTGAAGAAGAACCCCAACGAGCGTTTCCTGAGCGCCGAGTCGATGCGCGACGAGTGCCTGCGCGTGGCCCAGTCGTTCCAGGCCGCACCGCCGAGCATCGTGCCGGGCGCCCAGACGTCGAGCGGCGCCGGTGTCGGCTCCGCGGTGTTCCCGCCGGTCGACCAGTCGGCCCAGGCTCCGCAGGGGAACGTACAGACGCCGTACCAGCCGGGCGCCTACGGCCCGCCGACCCCGGCGCACACGTCCACGCCCGCCCAGTCGTACGGCTATCCGCAGCAGGGCGGCTACCAGACGCCGGCCCAGACCGCCGCGTACTCCCCGCAGCAGGGCTACTCGACCCCGCCGCCGTACACGATCACCCCGCAGCAGTCCTCTGCGCCCGCCTCCGGTGGCGGCCGCAAGAGCAACATGCCGGTGATCGTGGGCTCGATCGTCGTCGCGCTGGCCGCCGTCGGCGGTCTGATCGCCGCGCTGCAGCTGGGCGGCGGGGGCGACGACGACAAGGGCGGCGGCACCGAGTCCAGCGCGTCGTCGTCCGCGGTGGCCGGGCACAAGGGGCCGGACACGACGAAGAAGATCGAGAAGACCGAGTGCACGGAGCCCGACGAGTCGTACAACGACGCCGACAAGATCAAGGTCCCGGACTTCAAGTTCAAGAACATGGACTCGGTGAAGGCCTGCCTGCAGGCCGCGGGCTGGCAGTACGAGAGCCAGCCGGTCGACGAGAACGCCTACGGCGAGGACACGGTCATGAGCCAGATCCCCGCCGCGGACTCGGACGTCGACCCCGAGAGCATGCCCAAGATCCAGCTCTATGTGTCGACGGGCAATCCCGCCTGA
- a CDS encoding protein kinase domain-containing protein, with protein sequence MMAQQRAQGPSDPEATGGGMSDAPEFWGNGGLVGDGRYRMTHRLGRGGMAEVFAAEDVRLGRTVAVKLLRSDLAEDPVSKARFTREAQSVAGLNHHAVVAVYDSGEDVVGHQVVPYIVMELVEGRTIRDLLLNAEAPGPEQALIIVSGVLEALAYSHQHGIVHRDIKPANVIITNTGAVKVMDFGIARALHGAQSTMTQTGMVMGTPQYLSPEQALGKAVDHRSDLYATGCLLYELLALRPPFTGETPLSVVYQHVQDIPVPPSEVSDAAPPELDGLVMRSLAKEPDDRFQTAEEMRGLTQYGLQMLYDQGGHTGTWNTGPVEMHEAVNTPAMGLAGSAGLPHPGDSGTTQIPSPMLPPGRGGGGDDGGFEGHGNRGSGRGKLWILAVLAVVAIAAGVALALQNGNGDGGGGGTKETPTTSQTEKETTPSESTSDEPTDEPTDQDTGTGGDPDYSPSYTPSPSNTPSPTKSEPTDPETTPTDEETPTDTETTPTDEGTPSGEPTGEVGDAEGGTGG encoded by the coding sequence CTGATGGCACAGCAGCGCGCTCAGGGCCCGTCCGACCCCGAGGCGACTGGCGGCGGTATGTCAGATGCGCCGGAGTTTTGGGGTAACGGCGGGCTGGTCGGCGACGGCCGGTATCGGATGACCCACAGACTCGGCCGGGGCGGCATGGCCGAGGTGTTCGCCGCCGAGGACGTCCGGCTGGGGCGCACGGTCGCGGTCAAGCTGCTCCGCTCCGACCTGGCCGAGGACCCCGTGTCCAAGGCGCGGTTCACGCGCGAGGCGCAGTCGGTGGCCGGGCTCAACCACCATGCGGTGGTGGCGGTCTACGACTCCGGCGAGGACGTGGTCGGACACCAGGTCGTCCCGTACATCGTGATGGAGCTCGTCGAGGGCCGCACGATCCGTGACCTGCTGCTCAACGCCGAGGCGCCCGGGCCCGAGCAGGCACTCATCATCGTCTCCGGAGTGCTGGAAGCGCTCGCTTATTCGCATCAGCACGGCATCGTGCACCGCGACATCAAGCCCGCGAACGTGATCATCACCAACACCGGTGCGGTCAAGGTGATGGACTTCGGCATCGCGCGGGCGCTGCACGGCGCCCAGTCGACAATGACTCAGACCGGCATGGTCATGGGCACGCCCCAGTACCTCTCGCCGGAGCAGGCGCTCGGCAAGGCGGTCGACCACCGGAGCGACCTGTACGCGACGGGCTGCCTCCTCTACGAACTCCTCGCGCTGCGGCCGCCGTTCACCGGTGAGACCCCGCTGTCGGTGGTCTACCAGCACGTCCAGGACATCCCGGTGCCCCCTTCCGAGGTCTCGGACGCGGCGCCGCCGGAGCTGGACGGCCTGGTCATGCGCTCCCTCGCGAAGGAGCCGGACGACCGGTTCCAGACCGCGGAGGAGATGCGCGGGCTCACCCAGTACGGCCTGCAGATGCTGTACGACCAGGGCGGCCACACCGGGACCTGGAACACCGGTCCCGTGGAGATGCACGAGGCCGTGAACACCCCCGCGATGGGCCTCGCGGGCTCCGCGGGGCTGCCGCACCCCGGCGACTCGGGCACCACGCAGATCCCGTCACCGATGCTGCCGCCCGGCCGTGGCGGAGGCGGCGACGACGGAGGTTTCGAGGGACACGGCAACCGGGGCAGCGGCCGCGGCAAGCTGTGGATCCTCGCGGTCCTCGCGGTGGTCGCGATCGCGGCGGGGGTCGCGCTGGCGCTGCAGAACGGCAACGGCGACGGCGGCGGGGGCGGCACGAAGGAGACGCCGACCACCTCGCAGACCGAGAAGGAAACGACACCGAGCGAGAGCACGTCCGACGAACCCACGGACGAGCCCACGGACCAGGACACCGGCACGGGCGGTGACCCGGACTACTCGCCGTCGTACACACCATCGCCGAGCAACACCCCATCTCCCACGAAGAGCGAGCCGACGGACCCGGAGACGACTCCGACGGACGAAGAGACGCCGACGGACACGGAGACGACTCCGACGGACGAAGGGACGCCGTCGGGCGAGCCGACGGGCGAAGTCGGTGACGCGGAAGGCGGGACCGGCGGCTGA
- a CDS encoding phosphotransferase, producing MPRSSVSPALSPAPPLGALLRRYAAGSPLACEPVDEGLLNRGYRLATTRGRYFLKHHFDPETADPDAIARQHRATQRLADLGVPVAPPLTGTDGRTVAVIGGHAYALHPWIDGRHRSGAQLTTEQCRRLGALLGVVHASLERVMPPRRSEERAESADPADTFALIDDLLARVRRHHPADAFDELARHRLLERRTLLERHADRRPPQGGSVGWVHGDFHPFNVLYRGDTPAAIVDWDRLGVQPQAEEAVRAAVIFFVRPAGTLDLTRVRAYARAYRRSARATPSELSAAVHRVWWERLNDFWILRWHYERGDTRADPQFPAASALAVWWTREYDAVCEAFVG from the coding sequence GTGCCGCGCTCATCTGTTTCGCCCGCCCTCTCCCCCGCACCCCCTCTGGGCGCCCTGCTGCGGCGATACGCCGCCGGGTCCCCGCTGGCCTGCGAACCCGTCGACGAGGGGCTGCTCAACCGCGGCTACCGCCTCGCCACCACCCGGGGCCGGTACTTCCTCAAGCACCATTTCGACCCCGAGACCGCCGATCCCGACGCGATCGCCCGCCAGCACCGCGCGACCCAGCGCCTGGCCGACCTCGGTGTCCCGGTGGCCCCGCCGCTGACCGGAACCGACGGCCGAACGGTCGCCGTCATCGGCGGCCACGCGTACGCCCTGCACCCCTGGATCGACGGACGCCACCGCAGCGGCGCCCAGCTCACCACCGAGCAGTGCCGACGCCTGGGGGCGCTCCTGGGCGTCGTACACGCGTCCCTGGAGCGGGTGATGCCGCCGCGGCGGTCCGAGGAGCGTGCGGAGAGCGCCGACCCCGCCGACACCTTCGCGCTCATCGACGACCTGCTCGCCCGGGTACGCCGCCACCACCCCGCCGACGCCTTCGACGAACTGGCCCGCCACCGCCTCCTGGAGCGCCGCACCCTCCTGGAACGGCACGCGGACCGACGGCCCCCGCAGGGCGGCTCGGTGGGCTGGGTGCACGGGGACTTCCACCCCTTCAACGTGCTCTACCGGGGAGACACCCCCGCCGCGATCGTCGACTGGGACCGGCTCGGAGTCCAGCCACAGGCCGAGGAGGCGGTGCGCGCCGCGGTGATCTTCTTCGTACGCCCCGCCGGCACGCTCGACCTGACGAGGGTACGGGCCTACGCGCGCGCGTATCGGCGCTCCGCGCGGGCCACCCCCTCCGAGCTCTCGGCCGCAGTGCACCGCGTGTGGTGGGAGCGGCTCAACGACTTCTGGATACTGCGCTGGCACTACGAGCGCGGGGACACCCGCGCCGACCCGCAGTTCCCCGCGGCCTCCGCGCTGGCCGTGTGGTGGACACGGGAGTACGACGCGGTGTGCGAGGCGTTCGTGGGGTGA
- a CDS encoding pyridoxamine 5'-phosphate oxidase family protein, translating into MPTDEQLAAGLLGRVEHGRLAASMRALPFLTTARHIVVGGRVLLRMHKGYGHHRACAGSVVAYGADSLGSPRAGEGHWSVQVVGVCETVEPTSAQLALFGPAPRHVDDAPFEPVYLKVTPEFVTVHSTDGGLELAHRHCP; encoded by the coding sequence ATGCCGACCGACGAACAGCTCGCCGCCGGACTGCTCGGCCGCGTCGAGCACGGCCGCCTGGCGGCCAGCATGCGCGCGCTGCCCTTCCTGACCACGGCCCGCCACATCGTGGTGGGCGGCCGTGTCCTGCTGCGGATGCACAAGGGATACGGCCACCATCGGGCGTGCGCGGGAAGCGTCGTCGCGTACGGAGCGGACAGCCTGGGCTCCCCGCGCGCGGGCGAGGGCCACTGGTCCGTCCAGGTCGTCGGCGTGTGCGAGACCGTCGAGCCGACCTCCGCCCAGCTCGCGCTCTTTGGCCCGGCCCCGCGCCACGTGGACGACGCACCCTTCGAGCCCGTGTACCTGAAGGTCACGCCGGAGTTCGTCACCGTGCACTCGACGGACGGTGGCCTGGAGCTTGCACATCGGCACTGTCCGTGA
- a CDS encoding response regulator, whose product MREEGKITVFLLDDHEVVRRGVHELLSVEDDFEVVGEAGTAADALVRIPATHPDVAVLDVRLPDGSGVEVCREIRSRDESIKCLMLTSYADDEALFDAIMAGASGYVLKAIRGDELLSAVRDVAAGKSLLDPEATARVLERLRDGGGAKGDTRLASLTDQERRILDLIGEGLTNRVIGERLHLAEKTIKNYVSSLLSKLGMERRAQAAAYVARMQAEKQR is encoded by the coding sequence GTGCGCGAAGAAGGAAAAATCACTGTATTTCTCCTCGACGACCATGAGGTGGTCCGCCGGGGTGTGCACGAGTTGCTCTCGGTGGAGGACGACTTCGAAGTGGTCGGCGAAGCCGGTACGGCAGCCGACGCGCTGGTGCGAATTCCGGCCACGCACCCGGACGTCGCCGTCCTGGACGTACGGCTGCCGGACGGCAGCGGGGTCGAGGTGTGCCGCGAGATCCGCTCCCGGGACGAAAGCATCAAATGCCTGATGCTGACGTCCTACGCCGACGACGAGGCCCTCTTCGACGCGATCATGGCGGGCGCCTCGGGCTACGTCCTCAAGGCGATCCGCGGCGACGAGCTGCTCTCGGCGGTCCGTGACGTCGCCGCCGGCAAGTCCCTGCTCGACCCGGAGGCCACCGCCCGCGTCCTGGAGCGGCTGCGCGACGGAGGCGGCGCCAAGGGCGACACCCGGCTCGCGAGCCTCACCGACCAGGAGCGCAGGATCCTCGACCTGATCGGCGAGGGGCTCACCAATCGCGTGATCGGCGAGCGGCTCCATCTCGCCGAGAAGACGATCAAGAACTACGTGTCCAGTCTGCTGTCCAAGCTCGGCATGGAACGGCGTGCGCAGGCGGCCGCCTATGTGGCCCGGATGCAGGCGGAGAAGCAGCGCTGA
- the pdhA gene encoding pyruvate dehydrogenase (acetyl-transferring) E1 component subunit alpha encodes MTVESTAARKPRRSAGTKRTAAKKPPGAQPELVQLLTPEGKRVKNGEYDAYVADITPEELRGLYRDMVLTRRFDAEATSLQRQGELGLWASLLGQEAAQIGSGRATREDDYVFPTYREHGVAWCRGVDPTNLLGMFRGVNNGGWDPNSNNFHLYTIVIGSQTLHATGYAMGVAKDGADSAVIAYFGDGASSQGDVAESFTFSAVYNAPVVFFCQNNQWAISEPTERQSRVPLYQRAQGYGFPGVRVDGNDVLACLAVTKWALERARRGEGPTLVEAYTYRMGAHTTSDDPTKYRADEEREAWEAKDPIQRLRTYLEASNHADEGFFAELEAESEALGKRVREVVRAMPDPDHFAIFENVYADGHALVDEERAQFAAYQASFADEGEGK; translated from the coding sequence GTGACCGTGGAGAGCACTGCCGCGCGCAAGCCGCGACGCAGCGCCGGTACCAAGCGCACCGCTGCGAAGAAGCCGCCGGGCGCCCAGCCCGAGCTCGTACAGCTGCTGACGCCCGAGGGCAAGCGCGTCAAGAATGGCGAATATGACGCGTACGTAGCCGACATCACCCCCGAAGAGCTCCGCGGCCTGTACCGCGACATGGTGCTCACCCGCCGCTTCGACGCCGAGGCCACCTCCCTGCAGCGCCAGGGCGAGCTGGGCCTGTGGGCCTCGCTGCTCGGCCAGGAGGCCGCCCAGATCGGCTCCGGACGGGCCACCCGCGAGGACGACTACGTCTTCCCGACCTACCGTGAGCACGGCGTGGCCTGGTGCCGCGGGGTCGACCCGACCAACCTCCTCGGCATGTTCCGCGGCGTGAACAACGGCGGCTGGGACCCGAACAGCAACAACTTCCACCTCTACACGATCGTCATCGGCTCGCAGACGCTGCACGCCACCGGCTACGCCATGGGTGTGGCCAAGGACGGCGCCGACTCGGCCGTGATCGCGTACTTCGGAGACGGCGCCTCCAGCCAGGGCGACGTCGCTGAATCGTTCACCTTCTCCGCGGTCTACAACGCTCCCGTCGTGTTCTTCTGCCAGAACAACCAGTGGGCCATCTCCGAGCCCACCGAGCGCCAGAGCCGCGTGCCGCTCTACCAGCGCGCGCAGGGCTACGGCTTCCCGGGCGTCCGTGTCGACGGCAACGACGTCCTCGCCTGCCTCGCCGTCACCAAGTGGGCCCTGGAGCGCGCCCGCCGGGGCGAGGGGCCCACCCTCGTCGAGGCGTACACGTACCGCATGGGCGCCCACACCACCTCCGACGACCCGACCAAGTACCGGGCCGACGAGGAGCGCGAGGCGTGGGAGGCGAAGGACCCGATCCAGCGCCTGCGCACGTACCTGGAGGCTTCAAACCACGCGGACGAGGGATTCTTCGCGGAACTCGAAGCCGAGAGCGAGGCGTTGGGAAAGCGAGTGCGCGAAGTGGTCCGCGCCATGCCGGACCCGGACCACTTCGCCATCTTCGAGAACGTGTACGCGGACGGGCACGCGCTCGTCGACGAGGAGCGGGCCCAGTTCGCCGCCTACCAGGCGTCGTTCGCCGATGAAGGGGAGGGCAAGTAG
- a CDS encoding alpha-ketoacid dehydrogenase subunit beta — protein sequence MTAEKMALAKAINESLRTALDADPKVLIMGEDVGKLGGVFRVTDGLQKDFGEERVIDTPLAESGIVGTAIGLALRGYRPVVEIQFDGFVFPAYDQIVTQLAKMHARALGKIKLPVVIRIPYGGGIGAVEHHSESPEALFAHVAGLKVVSPSNASDAYWMMQQAIQSDDPVIFFEPKRRYWDKSEVNREAIPGPLHKARVVREGSDLTLAAYGPMVKVCQEVAAAAQEEGKSLEVVDLRSMSPIDFDSIQASVEKTRRLVVVHEAPVFLGTGAEIAARITERCFYHLEAPVLRVGGYHAPYPPARLEEEYLPGLDRVLDAVDRSLAY from the coding sequence ATGACCGCGGAAAAGATGGCATTGGCCAAGGCGATCAACGAATCGCTGCGCACGGCCCTCGACGCCGACCCCAAGGTCCTGATCATGGGCGAGGACGTCGGCAAGCTGGGCGGTGTGTTCCGCGTGACCGACGGTCTGCAGAAGGACTTCGGCGAGGAGCGGGTCATCGACACCCCGCTCGCCGAGTCGGGCATCGTCGGCACGGCGATCGGCCTCGCACTGCGTGGCTACCGCCCGGTGGTGGAGATCCAGTTCGACGGCTTCGTCTTCCCGGCGTACGACCAGATCGTCACGCAGCTCGCGAAGATGCACGCGCGGGCGCTCGGCAAGATCAAGCTTCCCGTAGTGATCCGCATTCCGTACGGCGGCGGCATCGGCGCGGTCGAGCACCACTCCGAATCCCCGGAGGCCCTGTTCGCGCACGTCGCGGGCCTCAAGGTGGTCTCGCCCTCGAACGCCTCCGACGCGTACTGGATGATGCAGCAGGCCATCCAGAGCGACGACCCGGTGATCTTCTTCGAGCCGAAGCGGCGCTACTGGGACAAGTCCGAGGTGAACCGCGAGGCGATCCCCGGCCCGCTGCACAAGGCGCGCGTGGTGCGCGAGGGCAGCGACCTCACACTGGCCGCGTACGGCCCGATGGTGAAGGTCTGCCAGGAGGTCGCGGCCGCCGCCCAGGAGGAGGGCAAGTCCCTCGAGGTGGTGGACCTGCGGTCCATGTCCCCCATCGACTTCGACTCCATCCAGGCCTCGGTCGAGAAGACCCGCCGCCTGGTCGTGGTCCACGAGGCACCGGTGTTCCTGGGGACGGGCGCGGAGATCGCGGCCCGGATCACGGAGCGGTGCTTCTACCACCTGGAGGCGCCCGTGCTGAGGGTCGGCGGCTATCACGCCCCGTATCCGCCGGCACGGCTGGAGGAGGAGTACCTGCCTGGCCTGGACCGGGTGCTCGACGCCGTCGACCGCTCGCTGGCGTACTGA